A window of the Nocardia sp. NBC_01329 genome harbors these coding sequences:
- a CDS encoding MFS transporter, giving the protein MTDPGLRGNRNFALLWSGNAVSLIGFHCTRIATPLLALALTHSPTIAGWAGFALSAPNLIFQAAAGVVADHYDRIRVLRICQLVGLLSACVVTAAVVADPQGLALMIIVAAFLEGTVYVFIEICEVGAVRDVVPESQRKAAFSFLESEQPIALLIGRAAGGAIYGLARWLPFAVNAASYLYCLVALSLIRREQPATPVAPRARPSIRDIAAGVRVVWNEPLLRLSTTVAALSNMIIQIVLLLILFELTYDGRPAWIAGVVLAAAGVGGILGAVVAARITTRFPAALIYRTGLCVWTVLLIPIAVSDNAFVLALCSGGIGGIGVACSVALTIYQVEVIPEQVFGRAVAAMGLMTNGAAALGSLAAGYLLSLLGPGPTGWISLALMCLLAGIVNVSRSARPTALRSASYGAPLE; this is encoded by the coding sequence ATGACTGACCCCGGACTGCGCGGCAATCGGAACTTCGCCTTGCTGTGGTCGGGAAATGCGGTGTCGCTGATCGGATTTCACTGCACCCGCATCGCCACGCCGTTGCTCGCCTTGGCGCTCACCCATTCCCCCACCATCGCCGGTTGGGCCGGATTCGCGCTCAGCGCACCGAATCTGATCTTCCAGGCCGCCGCCGGTGTGGTGGCGGACCACTACGACCGGATCCGCGTACTCCGGATCTGCCAGCTGGTCGGGCTCCTCTCGGCATGCGTGGTGACGGCGGCGGTCGTCGCCGATCCACAGGGGCTCGCGCTGATGATCATCGTCGCCGCGTTCCTCGAGGGCACCGTGTACGTCTTCATCGAAATCTGCGAGGTCGGTGCGGTGCGTGATGTCGTGCCCGAATCTCAACGTAAGGCAGCTTTTTCGTTCCTCGAGTCCGAACAGCCGATCGCGTTGCTCATCGGGCGCGCCGCGGGCGGCGCGATCTACGGGCTGGCGCGCTGGCTGCCGTTCGCCGTCAACGCCGCCTCCTATCTGTACTGTCTGGTCGCCCTATCGCTGATCCGCCGCGAGCAGCCTGCGACGCCGGTGGCGCCCCGGGCGCGGCCGAGCATACGCGATATTGCTGCGGGCGTACGCGTCGTATGGAATGAACCGCTACTGCGTCTGTCGACAACGGTCGCCGCACTGTCGAACATGATCATTCAGATCGTGCTTTTGCTGATCCTGTTCGAACTGACTTATGACGGACGTCCGGCTTGGATCGCGGGCGTCGTGCTCGCCGCCGCAGGCGTCGGCGGAATCCTCGGCGCTGTGGTGGCAGCCCGGATCACCACCCGTTTCCCTGCCGCACTGATCTATCGCACCGGGTTGTGTGTGTGGACGGTGCTGCTCATCCCGATCGCAGTGAGCGACAACGCCTTCGTACTCGCACTATGCTCGGGCGGCATCGGCGGCATCGGCGTGGCGTGCAGTGTGGCGTTGACGATCTATCAAGTCGAAGTCATCCCTGAGCAAGTATTCGGCCGCGCCGTCGCGGCGATGGGACTGATGACCAACGGTGCGGCGGCATTGGGCTCGCTCGCCGCCGGCTATTTGCTGTCACTGTTGGGACCTGGTCCAACGGGGTGGATTTCGCTTGCGCTGATGTGTTTACTGGCCGGCATCGTGAACGTGAGTCGGTCTGCGCGTCCGACCGCGCTCCGTTCGGCGAGTTACGGCGCGCCGCTGGAGTGA
- a CDS encoding RNA polymerase sigma factor SigF encodes MTTVAAYDAPTTAHRANRGTDSYDGIEPLLEQLATMDAADPRRPGLREVIMRRCLPLADHIARRFTGRGENYEDLHQIASLGLVLAVDRFDATRGSSFVAFAVPTIMGEVRRHFRDHTWAVRVPRRVKETQVALGPTIERLSQQLGRTPTALDIAVEMNLDLNEVTQALLAGNAYRTDSLDASAEQNDSSGVSTKNTDTLGDEDPSYELTENALTIAPLLQDLPARDQRVLHMRFFENRTQAQIAAELNVSQMQISRILTRTLATLRERALRD; translated from the coding sequence ATGACGACTGTGGCCGCATACGACGCCCCCACCACCGCACACCGCGCCAACCGCGGGACCGACAGCTACGACGGGATCGAACCGCTGTTGGAACAGCTCGCGACAATGGACGCCGCCGACCCTCGGCGTCCGGGGTTGCGGGAGGTGATCATGCGCCGATGCCTGCCGCTGGCCGATCACATCGCCCGCCGGTTCACCGGCCGCGGCGAGAACTACGAGGATCTACACCAGATCGCCTCGCTCGGGCTCGTGCTGGCCGTCGACCGATTCGACGCCACCCGGGGATCGAGCTTCGTGGCCTTCGCCGTTCCCACGATCATGGGCGAGGTCCGCCGCCATTTCCGGGATCACACCTGGGCGGTCCGCGTCCCGCGGCGGGTCAAGGAAACCCAGGTCGCCCTCGGGCCCACCATCGAACGCCTCAGTCAGCAGCTCGGCCGGACGCCGACCGCCCTCGATATCGCCGTGGAGATGAATCTCGATCTGAACGAGGTCACCCAGGCCCTGCTGGCCGGGAATGCCTACCGCACCGATTCACTGGACGCCTCGGCCGAGCAGAACGACAGCAGCGGGGTATCAACGAAGAACACCGACACCCTCGGCGACGAGGATCCCTCCTACGAGCTCACCGAGAACGCGCTCACCATCGCACCCCTGCTGCAGGATCTGCCCGCGCGGGACCAGCGGGTGCTGCATATGCGGTTCTTCGAGAACCGGACCCAAGCCCAGATCGCCGCGGAATTGAACGTGTCGCAGATGCAGATCTCCCGCATCCTGACCCGGACACTGGCCACCCTGCGCGAACGTGCTCTGCGTGATTGA
- a CDS encoding FxsB family cyclophane-forming radical SAM/SPASM peptide maturase: MPPDPPCVRHCSDTLTKRVPESGATSAPSSPPPSSPDKCVTRGRADARSRPRVRRTECQRSRITTRGSELMEQQPCELPWHGWSSEFSALQRDGWRPLPFYEFVVKIHGRCNLACDYCYMYEMADQSWRSKPKAMSRQIFLGACQKIKEHAVHFGLPVLDLVFHGGEPLLVGPSDLEYFARTAREILDPVVEVRLGIQTNGVLINDDVLRICDQWNVKIGVSLDGGEPEHDRHRLDRAGRGSYARVVAGLEQLMPPHRRHLFSGLLCTVDVRNDPVQTYEAMLPFAPPAVDFLLPHGNWTTPPPGRIPDSAETPYADWLITVFDRWYGAPVRETSVRLFGDIIELLLGGQAGSESVGLSPIRTATIEPDGSLEQVDQLKSVFDGAARIPVRGSGNMFDVALSDPSIVARQIGAAALSDTCLACPIHTVCGGGHYVHRYREGAGFRNRSVYCADLTKLITHIESRVRADFEAALAISGTESHTPA, from the coding sequence GTGCCGCCGGACCCGCCCTGCGTGAGGCACTGCAGCGACACCTTAACGAAGCGCGTGCCGGAAAGCGGAGCAACTTCAGCTCCTTCCTCGCCCCCGCCGAGTAGTCCGGACAAGTGCGTGACCCGTGGACGTGCCGACGCGCGGAGCCGTCCACGGGTTCGCCGCACCGAGTGCCAGCGGTCGCGCATCACAACGAGAGGATCAGAACTGATGGAGCAACAGCCTTGTGAATTGCCTTGGCATGGTTGGTCATCGGAATTCTCCGCACTACAGCGTGACGGGTGGCGGCCGTTGCCGTTCTACGAGTTCGTGGTCAAGATCCACGGCCGCTGCAACCTGGCCTGTGACTACTGCTACATGTACGAGATGGCGGATCAGAGTTGGCGGTCCAAGCCGAAGGCGATGAGTCGGCAGATCTTCCTCGGCGCCTGCCAGAAGATCAAGGAACACGCGGTCCACTTCGGACTGCCGGTGCTCGACCTCGTTTTCCACGGCGGGGAGCCACTGCTGGTCGGGCCAAGCGATCTGGAGTACTTCGCACGGACCGCCCGGGAGATCCTGGATCCGGTTGTTGAGGTGCGCCTGGGAATTCAGACGAACGGGGTCTTGATCAACGACGACGTACTGCGCATCTGCGACCAGTGGAACGTCAAGATCGGTGTCAGCCTCGACGGCGGAGAACCGGAGCACGACCGGCATCGGCTCGATCGTGCCGGCCGCGGTAGCTATGCCCGTGTCGTTGCCGGACTGGAGCAGCTGATGCCTCCGCACCGGCGGCATCTGTTCTCAGGACTGCTGTGCACCGTCGACGTGAGGAACGACCCCGTGCAGACCTACGAGGCAATGCTTCCCTTTGCGCCGCCGGCAGTTGATTTCCTTCTTCCCCACGGCAATTGGACGACGCCACCACCGGGTCGCATACCGGACTCCGCCGAGACGCCGTATGCCGACTGGCTGATCACGGTTTTCGACCGATGGTATGGCGCACCGGTACGGGAAACCAGTGTGCGGTTGTTCGGTGACATCATCGAGCTACTGCTGGGCGGCCAGGCGGGTTCGGAATCCGTCGGACTGTCGCCGATCCGCACGGCCACCATCGAACCCGATGGCTCGCTCGAACAGGTCGACCAACTGAAGTCGGTGTTCGACGGTGCCGCGCGAATTCCGGTTCGGGGCAGCGGCAACATGTTCGATGTGGCGCTGTCGGATCCGTCGATCGTGGCCCGTCAGATCGGCGCCGCCGCGCTGAGCGATACCTGTCTCGCGTGCCCGATCCACACCGTCTGCGGCGGTGGGCATTACGTGCATCGCTATCGGGAGGGCGCCGGCTTCCGCAACCGGTCCGTGTACTGCGCGGACTTGACCAAGCTCATCACACACATCGAATCGCGGGTGCGCGCCGATTTCGAAGCGGCACTGGCGATCAGTGGCACGGAAAGCCACACGCCCGCCTGA